From the genome of Blautia hydrogenotrophica DSM 10507:
TACGGTGAGCTTTTCCGGTTGGCTCAAAGAGGTATGACAAAGGGAAGGGTAGATAACAATCCGGTGGAACTCACTCCGGTTATGATAGAGGATATATTAAAAGAGATATATTGATGGGAAAAAGCTAAAGCGAGAGAAGGAGAAAATCATGAGAAAATTTACAGAAATCAGTGCAATGGCGATAGCAGTTATTTTAGGAACTTCTGTGATGATAACCGGATGCGGAGCAAACGGCAGTCAGGAGGCAGACGGCGAGGCGGCAAAGACCGAGGAAAAAAGTTCAGCCGGCGGAGAAGATGGGGTTTTTACGATCGCATATGCGCCCAATGAATCCACGGACCAGAGCACAGACGCCCGCAATGGCTTAGCAAAGGACTTGGAGGAGGCTCTAGGATGTGAAGTAGAAGAGATACAGGCCAGCGATTACAATGCGATCATCGAGGCGCTGCGCACGGACAAGGCAGATATGGCATATCTGGGAGCACTGTCTGTGGCCTTGGCGGAAGAACGAGCAGGCGCGGAACCGATTGTGATGAAGGCTGAGGACGGAGATCCTGAGAAAGCCGTCTATCACTCTGTACTGGTGGCCAACGCCTCCAATGATGAGATCAATTCCATTGAAGATATAAAGGGAAAGACCATGGCCTTCGTGGACCCAGATTCCACTTCGGGAAATCTGGTACCTGCAATGGACATCATCCATGCATTTCCGGACGAGGAACTAAATTCTGACAAGCTTCACACAAACGGGGACTTTTTGGAGGCGGTGAGTTATTCAGGTTCTCACCAGGCAGGTCTTCAG
Proteins encoded in this window:
- a CDS encoding phosphate/phosphite/phosphonate ABC transporter substrate-binding protein — translated: MRKFTEISAMAIAVILGTSVMITGCGANGSQEADGEAAKTEEKSSAGGEDGVFTIAYAPNESTDQSTDARNGLAKDLEEALGCEVEEIQASDYNAIIEALRTDKADMAYLGALSVALAEERAGAEPIVMKAEDGDPEKAVYHSVLVANASNDEINSIEDIKGKTMAFVDPDSTSGNLVPAMDIIHAFPDEELNSDKLHTNGDFLEAVSYSGSHQAGLQAVIKGDVDVVPISDQILASEIANGNAKDSDVKIIHESDAIPAEGMVVAESVDEDTKKMLTDFLTSYDNEAYFTDVIKKEGARFVECSAEDYEPIVELNKTLNQE